A single genomic interval of Hevea brasiliensis isolate MT/VB/25A 57/8 chromosome 4, ASM3005281v1, whole genome shotgun sequence harbors:
- the LOC110645761 gene encoding protein SRG1: MMNLQPSSFHFVLKLSCVPYKPLLLCIRLRRNSDCQIKDLLGKKSMESKGSSLGTSLLVPCVQELAKEPLVTVPPRYICPDQDHPIVVVEDDAPLPEVTVIDMQRLHNQESMDSELAKLHLACKEWGFFQLVNHGVSSSLLERVKIQVQDFFNLPMEEKKKFWQNPGEVEGFGQTFVVSEEQKLDWSDIFFMVTQPVHLRKPHLFPMLPLPLRDTLDSYSSEVKNLAVAILEQMAKVLKIRDEEMREIFTEGIWQSLRMNYYPPCPQPEKVIGLTPHSDGTGLTILLQINDVEGLQIMKDGEWIPVKPLPNAFVVNIGDIMEIITNGTYSSILHRATVNSQKERLSIVAFHSPSYDGDISPAPSLITKEMPALFKRITVKDFYKAFFSRELRSKSYLDTLRIQHGEE, translated from the exons atgaTGAACCTCCAACCTTCTTCATTCCACTTTGTCCTCAAACTTTCTTGTGTCCCTTATAAACCTCTTCTGCTTTGTATTCGTTTGAGGAGGAATAGCGATTGCCAAATAAAGGATCTGTTGGGCAAGAAGAGCATGGAATCAAAAGGAAGTAGTCTTGGAACCTCTCTGTTGGTTCCTTGTGTCCAAGAATTGGCCAAGGAGCCCTTGGTTACTGTCCCACCAAGGTACATATGCCCTGATCAAGATCATCCCATCGTTGTTGTTGAGGATGATGCCCCATTGCCTGAGGTTACAGTTATCGATATGCAGAGGTTACATAACCAAGAGTCGATGGATTCTGAATTGGCCAAGCTCCATCTTGCTTGCAAGGAATGGGGTTTCTTCCAG TTGGTCAACCATGGAGTAAGCTCTTCATTATTGGAGAGAGTGAAAATACAAGTTCAGGACTTCTTCAATCTCCCAATGGAGGAGAAGAAAAAATTCTGGCAGAATCCAGGAGAAGTAGAAGGATTTGGGCAGACCTTTGTTGTGTCTGAGGAGCAAAAGCTTGATTGGTCTGATATTTTCTTTATGGTCACTCAACCAGTTCATTTGAGGAAGCCACACTTATTTCCAATGCTCCCTCTTCCTTTAAG AGACACCTTGGACAGCTATTCATCAGAAGTGAAGAATTTAGCAGTGGCTATCCTAGAGCAGATGGCAAAAGTTCTGAAAATTAGAGATGAGGAAATGAGAGAGATCTTCACTGAAGGCATATGGCAAAGTTTGAGGATGAACTATTATCCACCATGTCCTCAACCAGAGAAGGTTATTGGCCTTACCCCTCATTCAGATGGCACAGGCCTCACCATTCTCCTACAAATTAATGATGTTGAAGGTCTCCAGATTATGAAAGATGGCGAGTGGATTCCTGTCAAGCCCCTTCCAAATGCCTTTGTTGTTAACATTGGAGACATTATGGAG ATCATAACCAATGGCACATATAGTAGCATCCTGCACCGTGCAACGGTGAACTCTCAGAAGGAAAGACTCTCAATTGTTGCGTTCCATTCCCCAAGTTACGACGGTGATATAAGTCCAGCACCGAGCTTGATTACCAAGGAAATGCCAGCACTGTTTAAAAGAATCACAGTTAAGGACTTTTACAAGGCCTTCTTTTCTCGGGAACTTCGATCAAAATCTTACCTTGACACCTTGAGAATACAACATGGTGAAGAGTGA
- the LOC110645762 gene encoding uncharacterized protein LOC110645762 has product MPTVWFSLKKSLHCKSEPSEVHDPKSRKQLSTILTKKASRSGCSRSIANLKDVIHGSKRHTEKPPSCSPRSIGSSEFLNPITHEVILSNSRCELKITGFGGFQEGIGNGANNANNGAGGGGGSTFVGTLRPGTPGPGGHPTMHHFNPSFRSSATPPRKSPFLLSEREGSAIFGGGGHSSTRVSLETDSNGSSTITCHKCGEQFTKWEAAENHHLSKHAVTELVEGDSSRKIVEIICRTSWLKSENHCGRIERVLKVHNMQKTIARFEEYREMVKIKANKLPKKHPRCIADGNELLRFYGTTVACSLGLNGCSSLCLSQKCCVCGIIRNGFSAKKELKGGIGVFTTSASGRAFESIEIFEQDPSIRKALIVCRVIAGRVHRPLDNIKEIYGQTGFDSLAGKVGLYSNIEELYLLNPRALLPCFVVICKP; this is encoded by the exons ATGCCAACAGTGTGGTTCTCCTTAAAGAAATCTCTACACTGCAAATCAGAGCCATCAGAAGTTCATGACCCAAAATCAAGGAAGCAATTGAGCACAATCTTGACAAAAAAAGCAAGCAGGTCTGGGTGTTCAAGGTCCATAGCCAATCTCAAAGATGTAATCCATGGAAGCAAAAGACACACGGAGAAGCCACCAAGTTGCAGCCCAAGATCCATAGGGAGCAGCGAGTTTCTTAACCCAATAACCCATGAAGTTATCTTGAGTAACTCAAGGTGTGAGCTTAAAATCACTGGTTTTGGTGGGTTCCAAGAAGGGATTGGTAATGGTGCTAATAATGCTAATAACggtgctggtggtggtggtggttcaACTTTTGTGGGTACCTTAAGGCCAGGTACACCTGGGCCGGGAGGGCACCCAACAATGCACCATTTCAATCCTTCATTTAGGAGCTCGGCTACTCCTCCAAGAAAGTCTCCATTTCTTTTATCAGAGAGGGAAGGGTCTGCTATTTTCGGTGGTGGTGGGCATTCAAGCACTAGGGTCTCCCTGGAGACAGATTCTAATGGGTCTTCTACAATCACCTGCCATAAATGTGGAGAGCAATTTACCAAATGGGAAGCTGCTGAAAATCACCATCTCTCCAAACATGCTG TCACTGAACTTGTGGAAGGGGATTCatcaagaaaaattgttgaaatcaTATGCCGGACAAGTTGGTTAAAGAGCGAAAATCATTGTGGTCGGATTGAGAGAGTGTTGAAAGTTCACAATATGCAAAAGACTATAGCTCGGTTTGAAGAATACAGGGAGATGGTGAAAATTAAGGCCAACAAACTCCCCAAGAAACACCCTCGGTGTATTGCTGATGGGAATGAACTTCTGAGATTCTATGGTACCACTGTTGCATGTTCTCTTGGCCTAAATGGGTGCTCAAGTTTATGTTTATCTCAGAAATGCTGCGTTTGTGGAATTATTCGAAATGGGTTCTCTGCCAAGAAGGAGCTTAAAGGTGGAATAGGTGTATTCACAACTTCTGCTAGTGGCAGAGCTTTTGAGTCtattgaaatatttgaacaagacCCATCTATAAGGAAAGCTTTGATAGTATGCAGAGTAATAGCTGGGAGAGTTCATAGGCCTTTGGataatataaaagaaatatatggCCAAACAGGGTTTGATTCATTAGCAGGGAAAGTTGGTCTCTACTCAAATATTGAGGAGTTGTATCTTCTAAATCCCAGAGCTCTCCTTCCTTGCTTTGTGGTAATCTGCAAACCCTGA
- the LOC110645768 gene encoding E3 ubiquitin-protein ligase ATL9-like has protein sequence MILVGIPGYHRLLSHPLNVQPLPSFSLQNEGTYTYSTEPSTHSSSNIITWWWIPMLVAVTVLFFLIFLQCYIWFKNLRGRVRVIDIELAITWNEDDHSVPAATAAAAAAPTKPWLTAEALEEAFPTFAHGKIVKSDECAICLEEFKEGEKCRMLVPSCVHIFHKDCIDTWLSEDTRCPLCRAVLFS, from the coding sequence ATGATCCTGGTAGGGATCCCTGGTTACCATCGTCTTCTTTCGCATCCCCTTAATGTGCAGCCACTGCCTTCTTTTTCACTCCAAAACGAAGGAACTTACACCTACTCTACAGAGCCGTCAACGCACAGTAGCTCTAACATTATTACATGGTGGTGGATTCCAATGTTAGTGGCAGTAACGGTCCTTTTCTTCCTCATCTTTCTGCAATGCTATATCTGGTTCAAAAACCTTCGTGGCAGAGTTAGAGTTATTGATATAGAACTCGCAATAACATGGAATGAAGATGATCATTCGGTGCCGGCGGCTACAGCTGCAGCTGCAGCTGCGCCTACCAAACCATGGCTGACGGCAGAGGCCTTAGAAGAAGCATTCCCGACCTTTGCTCATGGGAAAATCGTTAAAAGCGATGAGTGTGCTATATGTTTAGAGGAGTTCAAAGAAGGAGAAAAGTGTAGGATGCTTGTTCCTTCTTGCGTCCATATTTTTCATAAAGATTGCATTGATACTTGGCTTTCTGAGGATACTCGCTGCCCACTTTGTCGTGCAGTTTTGTTCTCTTAG
- the LOC110645781 gene encoding probable histone H2A.1 translates to MAGRGKTLGSGASKKATSRSSKAGLQFPVGRIARFLKAGKYAERVGAGAPVYLAAVLEYLAAEVLELAGNAARDNKKTRIVPRHIQLAVRNDEELSKLLGDVTIANGGVMPNIHNLLLPKKTGTSGSKASADDDS, encoded by the exons ATGGCGGGTAGAGGCAAAACTCTAGGATCTGGCGCCTCGAAGAAGGCCACCTCTAGGAGTAGCAAGGCCGGTTTGCAGTTTCCCGTCGGTCGTATCGCCAGGTTCTTGAAGGCCGGCAAGTACGCCGAGCGTGTTGGTGCCGGCGCCCCTGTTTATCTCGCTGCAGTTCTCGAGTACCTCGCCGCTGAG GTACTTGAATTAGCTGGAAATGCAGCTCGAGACAACAAGAAAACCAGAATTGTTCCCCGCCACATTCAGCTAGCTGTGAGGAATGATGAGGAACTGAGCAAGCTGTTAGGTGATGTTACTATTGCTAATGGAGGTGTGATGCCTAATATCCACAACCTCCTCCTGCCAAAGAAGACTGGCACCTCAGGCTCTAAGGCTTCTGCTGATGATGACAGTTAA